A window of Oncorhynchus clarkii lewisi isolate Uvic-CL-2024 unplaced genomic scaffold, UVic_Ocla_1.0 unplaced_contig_12995_pilon_pilon, whole genome shotgun sequence contains these coding sequences:
- the LOC139400760 gene encoding DNA-directed RNA polymerase III subunit RPC4-like — protein MTDPSSNTDFMAGYSGITRPNVAGSGLPHRAVLNSPPPPGRLTSLRSRDLTLGGFKKKTFVPNVHSLRKSKDELKEEAHVAPKKERRVREERHRERRERPPQIIQSHSIFEQGPADTVKKPGGWRGTDLTDSRSSPVAKCFKKERRASEENDNDMLHKLQRDDFLDDPGLKNDAKNKPIQLPLYQSSNFLITEATTPCKYIQCLQKVFIPLDLFHIVRFQNVSNEIEISSLHKYSHP, from the exons ATGACTGATCCAAGCAGCAACACGGACTTTATGGCTGGCTACTCCGGTATCACCAGACCAAATGTAGCTGGCAGTGGGTTACCTCATCGGGCGGTGCTgaactccccccctcctccaggCAGACTGACGTCTCTGCGGTCCCGAGACCTGACTCTGGGCGGGTTCAAAAAG AAAACCTTCGTACCCAATGTCCATTCTCTGAGGAAGAGTAAAGATGA GTTAAAGGAAGAGGCCCATGTTGCAccaaagaaggagagaagagtgagggaggagaggcacagggagagaagagagcgCCCCCCTCAGATCATTCAGTCCCACTCCATCTTTGAACAGGGTCCTGCAGACACAGTAAAGAAACCAG gggggtggagagggaccGACCTTACAGACAGCAGATCCTCTCCTGTAGCTAAGTGTTTTAAGAAGGAGAGACGTGCCTCAGAAGAAAACGATAATGATATGTTACACAAGCTTCAACGGGATGAT TTTTTGGATGATCCTGGTTTGAAAAATGATGCCAAGAACAAGCCAATTCAACTGCCACTGTATCAATCTAGCAACTTCCTGATAACAGAGGCAACAACTCCATgtaagtatatacagtgccttcagaaagtattcataccccttgacttattccacattgtgagATTTCAAAATGTATCAAATGAAATAGAAATATCaagtttacataagtattcacacccatga